A DNA window from Corynebacterium ciconiae DSM 44920 contains the following coding sequences:
- a CDS encoding DUF4921 family protein, with product MSSPMYSRPAPLQTMADGTIKQINPFSGTEVWTVPGRGNRPLSVPTVDPAPLRPEDRDSSCAFGAARQLDTPPEKSRIVRTAQGWEIKRGLLPSELDDDYAFRRVPNLFEILSFDYWQANYDLAIDEDISQRMHTYLADPAGREHVLNIVRTRLRASGIPEAEVMATTEEDLLAKAPGYFAGGHDVIIGRRHFTEDATDTSQLASSGTLSVDEHRAFIRFTVDSMEDLYRHNRYAPYVAVFQNWLKPAGASFDHLHKQLVAIDDRGVQAESEIQRLRSNPNMYNEWAVDYAHRHNLVIAENDHAVCFAGFGHRYPTLEIFSKSARSEPWNHTEDERDGMSDLIHACHAATGADVPCNEEWHHKPINLDLPMPWRVMIKWRVSTLAGFEGGTKIYLNTMSPYTVRDRVVSQLYKLRADSKVASTLRIATEVNLRPNALRYTPSLP from the coding sequence ATGAGCTCTCCTATGTATTCCCGCCCCGCCCCGCTGCAGACCATGGCGGACGGCACGATCAAGCAGATCAATCCGTTCTCCGGCACGGAGGTGTGGACGGTGCCGGGCCGTGGCAATCGACCGCTGTCGGTGCCCACGGTTGATCCCGCCCCGCTGCGTCCGGAGGATCGGGATTCCTCGTGCGCCTTTGGGGCGGCGCGCCAGCTGGACACCCCGCCAGAGAAGTCCCGCATTGTGCGCACGGCTCAGGGGTGGGAGATCAAGCGCGGGCTGCTACCGAGTGAGCTGGATGATGATTATGCGTTTCGCCGCGTGCCGAATCTCTTCGAGATTTTGTCCTTTGATTATTGGCAGGCCAATTATGACCTCGCTATTGATGAGGACATCTCGCAGCGCATGCACACCTATCTCGCCGATCCAGCCGGGCGCGAGCATGTGCTCAACATCGTGCGCACTCGGCTGCGCGCCTCCGGCATTCCGGAAGCGGAGGTTATGGCCACCACCGAGGAGGACCTGCTGGCTAAAGCACCCGGCTATTTTGCTGGTGGGCACGATGTGATCATTGGCCGCCGCCACTTCACCGAGGATGCCACTGACACCTCGCAGTTGGCCTCGTCTGGCACTCTCAGCGTGGACGAGCACCGCGCTTTCATTCGTTTCACCGTGGACTCGATGGAGGATCTCTACCGGCATAATCGCTACGCCCCCTATGTGGCGGTGTTCCAGAACTGGTTGAAGCCGGCGGGAGCCTCCTTCGATCACCTGCATAAGCAGCTGGTAGCCATCGATGATCGCGGCGTACAGGCCGAGAGTGAGATTCAGCGGCTGCGCTCGAATCCCAATATGTATAACGAATGGGCCGTCGATTATGCCCACCGCCACAACTTGGTGATTGCAGAGAATGATCACGCTGTGTGCTTCGCCGGGTTTGGCCACCGCTACCCCACTTTGGAGATCTTTTCTAAGTCCGCGAGGTCTGAGCCGTGGAATCACACCGAGGATGAGCGCGATGGCATGAGTGATCTCATCCACGCCTGTCACGCTGCCACCGGCGCGGACGTGCCCTGCAATGAGGAATGGCACCACAAGCCGATCAATCTGGACCTACCGATGCCGTGGCGCGTGATGATCAAGTGGCGCGTATCCACCCTTGCTGGCTTTGAGGGCGGCACCAAGATTTATCTCAACACCATGTCCCCCTATACAGTGCGGGACCGGGTGGTCTCCCAGCTGTATAAGCTGCGCGCTGATTCCAAGGTGGCGTCCACGCTACGCATTGCCACCGAGGTGAATCTGCGGCCGAACGCACTGCGCTACACCCCCTCCCTGCCCTAG
- the ychF gene encoding redox-regulated ATPase YchF has product MSLTLGIVGLPNVGKSTLFNALTRNDVLAANYPFATIEPNVGLVELPDARLKTLAEIFHSERILPATVSFVDIAGIVKGASEGEGLGNKFLANIREADAICQVVRAFSDENVIHVDGTIDPRSDISVIETELILADLQTIEKALPRLEKEAKKDKDKAPMVAEVKKAQEILEDDRTLFAASVAGEVDLALLRELHFLTSKPFLYVFNADEDVLSDDARKQELRDLVAPADCVFLDAKTEAELLELDEEEAAELLESVGQDEPGLASLARAGFETLGLQTYLTAGPKEARAWTIHKGDTAPQAAGVIHTDFEKGFIKAEIVSFDDLAAAGSMAEARAKGKVRQEGKDYIMADGDVVEFKFNV; this is encoded by the coding sequence GTGAGCCTTACACTTGGAATCGTCGGCCTGCCCAATGTGGGCAAGTCCACGCTGTTTAATGCCCTGACCCGCAACGACGTGCTAGCTGCGAACTACCCCTTCGCCACCATCGAGCCCAATGTGGGCTTGGTGGAGCTGCCTGATGCCCGTCTGAAGACCCTCGCTGAGATCTTTCACTCCGAGCGCATCCTTCCCGCTACGGTGTCCTTCGTGGACATCGCCGGCATCGTCAAAGGCGCTTCCGAGGGCGAGGGCTTGGGCAATAAGTTCCTCGCCAATATCCGCGAAGCCGACGCCATCTGCCAGGTGGTGCGCGCCTTCTCCGATGAGAACGTGATCCATGTGGATGGCACTATCGATCCTCGCTCGGACATTTCGGTGATTGAAACCGAGCTGATCTTGGCTGATCTGCAGACCATCGAGAAGGCCTTGCCGCGGCTGGAGAAGGAAGCCAAGAAGGATAAAGACAAGGCGCCGATGGTGGCCGAGGTGAAGAAGGCACAAGAGATCCTCGAAGATGACCGCACCCTCTTCGCAGCCTCGGTGGCTGGGGAAGTGGACCTTGCTCTGCTCCGCGAGCTGCACTTCCTTACTTCCAAGCCCTTCCTTTACGTGTTTAACGCCGACGAGGACGTGCTGAGCGACGATGCCCGCAAGCAGGAGTTGCGCGATCTCGTTGCTCCCGCGGACTGTGTATTCCTCGATGCCAAGACCGAGGCCGAGCTGTTGGAGCTCGACGAGGAAGAGGCAGCAGAGTTGCTCGAAAGTGTGGGCCAGGACGAGCCAGGGCTTGCCTCTTTGGCCCGCGCCGGCTTTGAGACCCTTGGGCTGCAGACCTACCTCACCGCTGGGCCGAAAGAAGCCCGCGCGTGGACTATCCACAAGGGCGATACCGCGCCCCAAGCTGCGGGAGTCATTCACACCGACTTCGAGAAGGGCTTTATCAAGGCAGAGATCGTTTCCTTCGACGATCTAGCCGCTGCCGGCTCCATGGCCGAGGCGCGCGCCAAGGGCAAGGTCCGGCAGGAGGGCAAGGACTACATCATGGCCGATGGCGATGTGGTGGAGTTTAAGTTCAACGTCTAA
- a CDS encoding AI-2E family transporter: MSTSTNDGSDSAHPHDESATSRADNPTPLDDDASSTFEELESDPTDRSDVISELIKDFAWWCVRILIIFATALGAGWLVTQFWQGLLPLILALLVASVLVGPTKKLRALGVPAGLAAIVVLLCAVAILAAIISFIAPSMIRQSQTLYLQTLEAVQRFQLWLQGPPLNLREQDLTEAFQSGTKWLQEQSGNIAGELFAGLGAAASVMLTLVVVLVLTFFFLKDGDRFLPWMRSFTGRRMGWHLTELLTRIWVTLSGYIRVQAVVSFIDAFFIGLGLVVVGVPLALALAVLTFLAGFIPIVGAFVAGALAVVVALVSLGIKQAIIILLIVLAVQQLEGNVLQPMLQSKAMNLHPVIVLVSVTIGGSLFSIIGAFLAVPFAATVAVILRYISDVVALRSGEKRAEDITFMTQQGSISGKHTEEEARERRTRLLTLPLRFTTDTRREGTEQRSGSAVSFKETPNLIAHLFDNRRKK; the protein is encoded by the coding sequence GTGAGCACATCCACTAATGACGGCAGCGATTCCGCCCACCCACACGATGAATCGGCTACGAGCCGCGCGGATAACCCCACGCCCCTCGACGATGACGCATCGAGCACCTTCGAGGAGCTGGAGTCCGATCCCACTGATCGCTCCGACGTGATCTCGGAATTGATCAAAGATTTCGCCTGGTGGTGCGTACGCATCCTCATCATCTTCGCCACCGCGCTAGGTGCCGGCTGGCTTGTGACTCAATTCTGGCAGGGACTGCTCCCCCTCATCCTCGCTCTGCTCGTAGCCTCGGTGCTGGTTGGCCCAACCAAGAAGCTACGTGCCCTCGGAGTACCGGCGGGGTTGGCGGCCATTGTGGTTTTGCTGTGTGCTGTGGCGATTCTCGCGGCGATCATTTCCTTCATCGCCCCGTCGATGATTCGACAGTCGCAAACCCTCTATCTTCAAACCCTCGAAGCGGTGCAACGTTTTCAGTTGTGGCTCCAGGGCCCGCCGTTAAACCTGCGGGAGCAAGATCTCACCGAGGCCTTCCAGTCCGGCACGAAGTGGTTGCAAGAACAATCCGGCAATATCGCCGGTGAACTTTTCGCTGGGCTTGGTGCTGCGGCATCCGTCATGCTCACCTTGGTGGTCGTCTTGGTGCTGACCTTCTTCTTCCTCAAAGATGGCGACCGTTTCTTGCCCTGGATGCGCAGTTTCACCGGGCGGCGCATGGGCTGGCACCTCACCGAGCTGCTTACCCGCATTTGGGTCACGCTCTCTGGCTACATCCGCGTGCAGGCGGTGGTCTCGTTTATCGATGCCTTCTTCATCGGCCTAGGACTAGTGGTGGTGGGCGTTCCGCTCGCCCTCGCGCTAGCTGTTTTGACATTCCTGGCGGGCTTTATCCCCATCGTGGGCGCCTTTGTTGCCGGTGCGCTTGCCGTGGTGGTTGCCTTGGTCTCGCTCGGTATCAAGCAGGCGATCATCATCCTGCTCATCGTGCTCGCAGTCCAGCAGCTCGAGGGCAATGTGTTGCAGCCGATGCTGCAGTCAAAGGCAATGAACCTTCACCCTGTGATCGTGCTGGTGTCTGTCACCATCGGCGGCAGCTTGTTCAGCATCATCGGTGCTTTCCTTGCCGTCCCCTTCGCCGCCACCGTGGCTGTGATCCTGCGCTATATCTCGGACGTGGTGGCCCTACGCTCTGGGGAGAAACGCGCCGAGGACATCACGTTTATGACCCAGCAGGGCTCGATCTCGGGTAAACACACCGAGGAAGAGGCCCGCGAACGGCGCACCCGCTTGCTCACACTTCCCCTGCGTTTCACCACCGACACCAGGCGCGAGGGCACCGAGCAGCGCAGCGGTAGCGCAGTCTCGTTTAAAGAAACACCCAATCTCATCGCACACTTATTCGATAATCGCCGTAAGAAGTAA
- a CDS encoding DNA recombination protein RmuC: protein MNSFAALLLALIALVVGLVLGWIARGALSAETLSGENPAHSAGSRELESADAHQPGLSPAPASLEPQLAPIHATMSALSEHVSQMERRQAQAHAEFNSHLHTMLRTSARLSDHTSKLVTALQNPTVRGRWGEVQLERVVELAGMVKHVDFDTQTTTSANGSRVRPDMVIHLSGGRHIVVDAKAPYSAYLDALETTDPEEHAGYLRRHAHLLRSHVTALSSKEYQSAFQPTPEFVVLFVPADPFLDAALGADPELLEYAFSRDIVLATPSTLMALLRTVALGWQHYEVSEQAAAIQQVGDELYRRLGTMTEHFARMGASLEKSVDTYNAAMASLDSRVLVSARKLKETYGLGGSSRAVSAPHEIRTSPAPPRHAAQQDYPRAQGLRGTNSGLTD from the coding sequence ATGAATAGCTTCGCCGCGCTCCTGCTTGCTCTCATTGCCTTGGTTGTTGGCCTCGTCTTGGGCTGGATAGCCCGCGGAGCCCTCAGTGCAGAGACTCTCAGCGGCGAAAACCCAGCCCATTCCGCTGGTAGCCGCGAGCTCGAGTCTGCGGATGCACACCAGCCTGGGCTTAGCCCTGCCCCCGCCTCCCTCGAGCCTCAGCTCGCCCCCATTCACGCCACCATGTCTGCGTTGAGTGAGCATGTGAGTCAGATGGAGCGTCGACAAGCGCAAGCCCATGCTGAATTCAACAGCCACCTGCACACAATGCTGCGCACCTCGGCGAGACTGTCGGACCACACCTCCAAACTGGTCACCGCACTGCAGAATCCCACGGTGAGGGGACGATGGGGAGAGGTGCAATTGGAGCGGGTGGTAGAGCTAGCCGGGATGGTCAAACACGTGGATTTTGATACTCAAACCACCACCAGCGCTAACGGCAGCCGAGTCCGCCCGGACATGGTTATCCACCTTTCCGGTGGCCGGCACATCGTGGTCGATGCCAAGGCGCCCTACAGCGCCTATCTCGATGCCCTCGAAACCACAGATCCGGAAGAACACGCCGGCTACCTAAGGCGCCATGCCCACCTTCTCCGGAGCCACGTCACGGCCCTGTCGAGCAAGGAGTATCAGTCGGCGTTTCAGCCCACACCCGAGTTTGTGGTGCTCTTTGTCCCGGCGGATCCTTTCCTCGATGCCGCCCTCGGTGCCGATCCAGAGCTTTTGGAGTACGCCTTCTCCCGTGACATCGTGCTTGCCACCCCTTCTACTTTGATGGCGTTGCTACGCACCGTGGCTTTGGGATGGCAGCACTACGAGGTTTCTGAACAAGCGGCTGCGATCCAACAGGTGGGCGATGAGCTATACCGGCGCTTAGGCACCATGACGGAGCATTTCGCCCGAATGGGCGCCAGCCTAGAGAAATCGGTGGACACCTACAACGCCGCCATGGCTTCTCTCGACTCCCGAGTGCTCGTGAGCGCTCGCAAACTTAAGGAGACCTATGGCCTCGGCGGATCATCGCGGGCGGTCTCTGCCCCACACGAGATCCGCACCTCCCCCGCCCCGCCACGGCATGCAGCTCAACAGGATTATCCTCGTGCGCAGGGGTTGCGTGGAACAAACAGCGGCTTGACAGACTAA
- a CDS encoding DUF6542 domain-containing protein, with product MPTQPRHNPSAHRHSSPRGGFSGLPTWSSTSILLASIVTGLVISLNQHTLGTLYLMAFAIGALVTVLLVEPRGLTLTVAQIPVIFGIATPFAALMLNKSNSLSGGDGRLSKTELLTLIYPLAQFFPTLIVVTLSVIAVAVLRYLHHRRNNIKLERKLSAQRKRASDSDRRNLTTTARAREAANRSRRYRGESGSSEVTVEDLLKRSRSDLMEPEERIAPREPHPPREQREAHSPREQREPRHPEPPRRGHDAEEIRSPRVPRPHAPSPQHPTGYNVSDLDEAATHGSHRAHSEPRPAPSRRPHPGERKDSPARGDAQLHRTRRVRRPDHENRFRRLEREERGRSDSARSSRISREPRASRDFSTTRQDELRPRPHSEGYRSEQRGVHNAQRHPRVQRDPQGPREPRNPRASRSPRGARREVRRDSFTVRPEDADSYGFRTHPPRER from the coding sequence GTGCCAACCCAGCCACGACATAATCCCTCAGCCCACCGCCACTCTTCACCGCGCGGTGGTTTTTCGGGTTTGCCCACGTGGTCATCCACATCGATCCTGCTTGCGTCCATCGTGACTGGGCTCGTGATCAGCCTCAACCAGCACACATTGGGCACGCTCTACCTCATGGCTTTCGCCATCGGCGCCCTTGTCACTGTGCTGCTCGTGGAACCTCGTGGCCTGACCCTCACCGTGGCGCAAATTCCGGTGATCTTCGGTATTGCGACTCCATTCGCCGCGCTCATGCTGAACAAATCCAATTCGCTCAGCGGTGGCGACGGGCGTTTGTCCAAGACAGAGCTCTTGACTCTGATCTACCCCTTGGCGCAGTTCTTCCCCACCCTCATCGTGGTGACACTCAGCGTCATCGCCGTAGCGGTGCTGCGCTATCTGCATCATCGTCGAAACAACATAAAACTCGAGCGCAAGCTCAGCGCCCAGCGCAAACGAGCTAGCGACTCCGATCGCCGTAATCTCACCACCACCGCACGCGCCCGCGAGGCGGCGAACCGATCTCGCCGCTACCGCGGCGAGTCCGGCAGCTCGGAAGTGACGGTAGAGGATCTGCTCAAACGCAGCCGTTCGGATCTAATGGAGCCCGAGGAGCGGATCGCCCCTCGCGAGCCTCATCCGCCGCGGGAACAGCGGGAAGCCCACTCGCCGCGGGAACAGCGCGAGCCCCGCCACCCGGAGCCGCCGCGCCGCGGACATGATGCCGAGGAGATCCGCTCTCCGCGCGTGCCCCGCCCCCACGCTCCGAGCCCTCAGCACCCGACTGGCTATAACGTCAGCGATCTTGACGAGGCCGCTACTCACGGTTCGCACCGTGCCCACTCGGAGCCGCGCCCAGCCCCCTCGCGCCGGCCCCACCCTGGAGAGCGCAAGGACAGCCCAGCCCGCGGGGATGCGCAGCTGCATCGTACCCGCCGCGTCCGCCGCCCGGACCACGAGAATCGCTTCCGTCGCCTCGAGCGCGAAGAACGCGGCCGCAGCGACTCTGCCCGCTCTTCCCGAATCAGCCGGGAACCCCGCGCCTCCCGCGACTTCAGCACGACCCGGCAGGATGAGCTGCGCCCTAGGCCGCATTCTGAGGGCTACCGCTCCGAACAGCGGGGGGTCCACAATGCGCAGCGACACCCGCGCGTTCAGCGCGACCCTCAAGGCCCGCGCGAACCACGCAACCCCCGTGCCTCCCGTAGCCCTCGGGGCGCGCGCCGCGAGGTGCGCCGTGATTCCTTTACTGTTCGGCCTGAGGACGCGGATTCCTATGGCTTTCGCACTCACCCGCCGAGGGAGCGCTAG
- a CDS encoding 4-hydroxy-3-methylbut-2-enyl diphosphate reductase: protein MSTPAISTATTTDATGTKKILLASPRGYCAGVDRAVETVERALEKYGAPVYVRKEIVHNKYVVDTLAKAGAIFVDDTDEVPPNAHLVFSAHGVSPAVHAAAAERNHDTIDATCPLVTKVHNEVKRFAKSGYHIILIGHEGHEEVEGTAGEAPDVVHLVDGLEGINTLPEFLHEEKLIWLSQTTLSVDETMEIVDKLHEVYDNLENPPSDDICYATQNRQVAVKKVAEQAELIIVVGSQNSSNSKRLVEVALDAGAAHSYLVDYAHQIDPAWLEGVNTVGITSGASVPEILVQHVVEHLAQFGFGDAEEVTTAQEKIVFSLPRVLRPSDRTQKR from the coding sequence ATGAGCACACCTGCTATCTCCACTGCGACGACCACTGACGCTACTGGCACGAAGAAAATCCTGCTGGCCTCGCCGCGCGGTTATTGCGCAGGCGTGGATCGGGCAGTAGAAACCGTCGAGCGCGCCCTCGAAAAATACGGCGCCCCGGTGTATGTGCGCAAAGAGATTGTGCACAACAAATACGTGGTCGACACCCTGGCTAAAGCAGGTGCGATCTTTGTCGACGACACCGATGAGGTTCCGCCGAATGCGCATCTGGTGTTCTCCGCCCATGGTGTGTCCCCGGCGGTGCACGCCGCGGCCGCGGAACGCAATCACGACACCATCGATGCCACCTGCCCGTTGGTGACTAAGGTGCACAACGAGGTCAAGCGCTTCGCCAAATCGGGCTATCACATTATCCTCATTGGCCACGAGGGGCACGAGGAAGTGGAAGGCACCGCGGGGGAGGCTCCCGATGTGGTGCACCTTGTCGATGGGCTCGAAGGCATCAACACCCTGCCCGAGTTCTTGCACGAAGAAAAACTCATCTGGTTGTCCCAAACCACCCTTTCAGTCGATGAGACCATGGAGATCGTGGACAAGCTCCACGAGGTGTATGACAACCTAGAGAATCCGCCGAGTGATGACATCTGCTATGCCACCCAGAATCGCCAAGTGGCGGTGAAAAAGGTAGCGGAGCAGGCTGAGCTCATCATCGTTGTTGGCTCCCAGAACTCCTCCAACTCCAAGCGGCTCGTGGAAGTAGCACTCGATGCCGGCGCCGCACACTCCTACCTGGTGGACTATGCCCACCAGATCGACCCGGCCTGGCTGGAGGGTGTGAACACCGTCGGTATCACCTCCGGTGCCTCCGTGCCGGAGATCCTGGTTCAGCACGTTGTAGAGCACCTCGCCCAGTTCGGTTTTGGAGATGCCGAAGAAGTCACCACCGCGCAGGAAAAGATCGTTTTCTCCCTGCCGCGGGTACTGCGCCCCAGCGATCGCACCCAGAAGCGCTAA
- the xseA gene encoding exodeoxyribonuclease VII large subunit, producing MNQQAASSAESPWSVSLLNSKVKGWIQRLGHVWVEGELAQMSTKPSWKLSYLTLRDVEKETSVQLTVPTQMVLGHEPPLSTGDRVVCYARPAFYEGRGSFSLWVTEIRHVGIGELLARVAQLRESLQREGLFAPERKQVLPFLPNRIGLITGRGSAAERDVLAVSKDRWPEVDYRVINTAVQGSRAVPEIIDALQVLDADESVDVIIIARGGGSVEDLLPFSEEALQRAVAAAHTPVVSAIGHEPDTPILDNVADLRAATPTDAAKRVVPDVVAERELLSEATTRLAQALRGWVARQEEALQALRSRPALADPYLPITQRSEQISQARDRIRRTIEHGLARAETQTASLRAQVAALGPAATLARGYAVVQALPRDGSDPEVITSIAQAGPATNMRIRVADGSIAAVSMQTFAKD from the coding sequence ATGAATCAACAAGCGGCAAGCTCGGCGGAGAGCCCATGGTCCGTGAGTCTGTTGAACTCCAAGGTCAAAGGCTGGATTCAACGGCTGGGACATGTGTGGGTGGAGGGCGAGCTCGCGCAGATGAGCACCAAACCGAGCTGGAAACTGTCCTATCTCACCCTCCGAGATGTGGAAAAGGAAACCTCGGTGCAGCTGACGGTACCTACCCAGATGGTGCTCGGGCACGAGCCGCCTCTAAGCACCGGAGATCGGGTGGTGTGCTACGCCCGTCCTGCGTTTTATGAAGGGCGCGGCTCGTTTTCGCTGTGGGTCACGGAGATTCGTCACGTGGGTATCGGCGAGCTTCTGGCGCGTGTCGCTCAGCTGCGAGAAAGCCTGCAGCGCGAGGGCCTTTTCGCCCCGGAGCGCAAGCAGGTGCTGCCCTTCCTGCCCAATCGGATCGGGTTGATTACCGGCCGCGGCTCAGCAGCAGAGCGTGATGTGCTGGCGGTGTCGAAGGACCGCTGGCCGGAGGTGGATTACCGGGTGATCAACACCGCGGTGCAGGGCTCGCGTGCGGTCCCGGAAATCATTGATGCGCTGCAGGTTCTCGACGCGGATGAGAGCGTGGACGTGATCATCATTGCCCGTGGTGGAGGGTCGGTAGAGGATCTTCTGCCTTTTTCCGAGGAGGCTTTGCAGCGAGCGGTGGCCGCCGCGCACACTCCGGTGGTGTCCGCGATCGGGCACGAACCGGACACCCCGATCCTCGATAACGTAGCTGACCTGCGTGCCGCCACCCCCACCGATGCCGCGAAGCGGGTGGTGCCCGATGTGGTGGCTGAGCGCGAGCTGCTGTCTGAGGCGACCACCCGCTTGGCGCAGGCGCTACGCGGCTGGGTGGCCCGCCAGGAGGAGGCGTTGCAGGCGCTGCGCAGCCGGCCCGCCTTGGCCGATCCCTATCTGCCCATCACTCAGCGTTCTGAGCAGATCAGCCAAGCCCGTGATCGGATTCGTCGCACCATAGAGCATGGCCTTGCCCGCGCCGAGACTCAGACCGCCAGCCTTCGCGCCCAGGTGGCGGCACTCGGCCCGGCAGCTACCTTGGCGCGCGGCTACGCGGTGGTGCAGGCGCTGCCTCGGGATGGCTCGGATCCAGAGGTAATTACCTCCATTGCGCAGGCTGGTCCCGCCACCAACATGCGCATCCGGGTGGCCGATGGCTCGATCGCCGCGGTGTCCATGCAGACTTTCGCCAAAGACTAA
- a CDS encoding exodeoxyribonuclease VII small subunit: MSNPNTYGHGTPNEDSFTPIEELNYEAARDELIEIVRILELGQMSLDESLTYWERGEALAKRCEQQLAGARKKVEDALSE; encoded by the coding sequence ATGTCCAACCCCAACACCTACGGCCACGGCACCCCGAATGAAGACAGCTTCACTCCCATTGAGGAGCTCAATTATGAGGCCGCCCGCGATGAGCTCATCGAGATCGTGCGCATCCTCGAGCTGGGTCAGATGTCGCTCGATGAGTCACTGACCTATTGGGAACGCGGAGAGGCCCTCGCCAAACGCTGCGAACAGCAATTGGCGGGGGCCCGCAAGAAAGTAGAAGACGCGCTCTCTGAATAG
- a CDS encoding DUF4245 domain-containing protein, with translation MASEKPKLFQDSRDIGMTLLVIMGIAAISVAFTGLCTFNTGTPENGPVQEVDASTVLHMEARAVDFPLRQPADPEGWITNSARRGSVNGQPAVIQGWVTKEGAYLQLMQTDQPLDDALRANDSGLKTKGEPTSVAGMDFTTYTKEDRHSRDLWGADLGDVRIVLAGSADADDFAELAQAFAEAKPIEVDVDKP, from the coding sequence GTGGCGAGCGAAAAACCCAAGTTGTTCCAAGACAGCCGAGATATCGGCATGACCCTTCTGGTGATCATGGGTATCGCGGCTATATCGGTGGCGTTTACTGGACTGTGCACGTTTAACACCGGCACTCCCGAGAACGGCCCAGTGCAAGAAGTCGACGCGTCGACGGTGCTGCACATGGAAGCCAGGGCGGTGGACTTTCCGCTGCGTCAGCCCGCCGATCCCGAGGGGTGGATCACCAATTCGGCGCGCCGAGGCAGCGTCAATGGCCAGCCGGCAGTAATCCAAGGCTGGGTGACTAAAGAGGGCGCCTATCTGCAGCTCATGCAAACTGATCAGCCCCTCGATGACGCCCTGCGGGCCAATGACTCTGGGCTGAAGACTAAAGGTGAGCCGACCAGCGTGGCCGGCATGGACTTCACCACTTACACCAAGGAGGATCGCCATTCACGCGATCTTTGGGGTGCTGACCTGGGTGATGTGCGCATCGTTCTCGCCGGGAGCGCGGATGCAGATGACTTTGCTGAACTCGCCCAGGCTTTTGCTGAGGCCAAGCCGATTGAGGTGGACGTCGACAAGCCCTAG
- the glpX gene encoding class II fructose-bisphosphatase, with product MSNHSLEIPDRNLALELVRVTEAAALASGRWVGRGQKKKGDGAAVDAMRKLINSVQMRGVVIIGEGEKDEAPMLFNGEKVGTGEGPEVDIAVDPVDGTTLMAEGRPNAIAVLAAAESGTMYDPSAVFYMKKIAVGPEAAGTIDIEAPAKHNIHAVAKAKGIDPTNVTVVVLDRPRHADLIKEIREAGAKVRLIRDGDVAGAVAAAQDTNSVDIMMGTGGTPEGIITACAMKCMGGEIQGILAPTDDAEVQKAKDAGLDLDTVLTTNDLVSSDNCFFVATGVTNGDMLRGVSYRRNGATTRSLVMRSKSGTIRFIESTHQLAKLQEYSVVDYTKLD from the coding sequence ATGTCTAACCACTCTTTGGAGATCCCCGATCGTAACCTAGCGTTGGAACTCGTTCGCGTGACTGAGGCGGCCGCGCTGGCGTCGGGCCGCTGGGTGGGTCGCGGCCAGAAGAAGAAGGGCGACGGCGCCGCCGTGGACGCCATGCGCAAGCTCATCAACTCCGTGCAGATGCGCGGCGTGGTGATTATCGGTGAGGGTGAGAAGGACGAAGCCCCCATGCTCTTCAATGGGGAAAAGGTGGGCACCGGCGAGGGACCTGAGGTGGATATCGCCGTGGATCCGGTGGATGGCACCACGCTGATGGCTGAGGGCCGCCCCAACGCGATCGCTGTGCTTGCCGCCGCCGAAAGCGGCACCATGTACGATCCTTCCGCGGTGTTCTACATGAAGAAGATCGCCGTGGGCCCGGAGGCTGCTGGCACCATCGACATCGAGGCACCGGCCAAGCACAATATTCACGCCGTAGCCAAGGCCAAGGGGATTGATCCCACCAACGTCACCGTGGTGGTGCTGGACCGCCCGCGCCACGCCGATCTGATCAAGGAGATCCGCGAGGCCGGTGCCAAGGTGCGGCTGATCCGCGACGGCGATGTGGCCGGTGCTGTGGCCGCCGCCCAAGACACCAACTCCGTGGACATCATGATGGGCACCGGCGGCACCCCCGAGGGCATCATCACCGCCTGCGCCATGAAGTGCATGGGTGGCGAAATCCAGGGCATCCTGGCCCCCACCGATGACGCCGAGGTACAAAAAGCCAAGGATGCTGGCTTGGATCTAGACACCGTGCTGACCACCAATGATCTCGTCTCCTCGGACAACTGCTTCTTTGTGGCCACCGGCGTGACCAATGGCGACATGCTGCGCGGTGTGAGCTACCGCCGCAACGGCGCCACCACCCGTTCGCTCGTGATGCGCTCGAAGTCCGGTACCATCCGTTTCATCGAGTCCACTCACCAGCTGGCCAAGCTGCAGGAGTACTCCGTGGTGGATTACACCAAGCTGGACTAA